In the genome of Candidatus Omnitrophota bacterium, the window GGCCAGGTCAGCCAGGCCCCCCACGCCTTTCCACAGTTGTTGATCGCGATGGACGTTTGGCTCGGCCCCTCGCAGGAAATCGTGATCGCTGGCGATCCAGCCTCGGCAGATACCCAGCAGATGCTCCGCGCCGTCTACGGGCGATTTCTCCCCCGCGCGGTGCTGGCGGTGCATCCGGTCGGCGGGGCCGCCCACGCGGTCGAGGCGCTTGTTCCGTTCATCAAGGCGCAGAACCCGCTTCAAGGCAAGGCGACCGCGTACGTCTGCGAGAACGACGTCTGCAACCTTCCCACAACTGAGCTCTCCACGCTGATCAAGTTCCTCGAGCATCCGCGCGGACATCAAGGCTCTTGACTCTCCAGTTAACTGGAGAGTCGAAAAATCGCCGATTTTCATCTTATCCAACGAAGGAAGAGGGTGGCCACAAGATGACTGACTCCACGCCTGTGCTGCAGAAATACGAGACGTTGGCCGCGGGATACGACCGCCAGTGGCGGCGCTATCATGCCGAGACATTCAGCCGAGTCGCACGCTACCTGCGAGATACTCATGCCCCATCAATCCTTGATGTGCCGTGCGGGACGGGCGAGCTGCTCCGCTGGCTCTTGCCCCGGGTGCCGGAGGCCCGCATCGTGGGTGTTGATGGCTCGGAAGCCATGCTGAACATCGCCTGCCAGAAGTGGGTGGGTGAACCCCGAGTGGGTTTCCAGCACGGCCTGGCCGAGGCCTTACCGTTTGGTAAGCAGACCTTCGATTGGGTGCTCTGCTGCAGTAGTCTTCACTACTTCCGGCAGCCGGAGCGCGTGCTGGCGGAGTTCGCCCGCGTGCTCAAGCCCACGGGGCGGCTGCTCCTCCTCGACTGGTGCCGCAACCCGTGGCACTGTCGGGTCATCAACTG includes:
- a CDS encoding class I SAM-dependent methyltransferase, with amino-acid sequence MTDSTPVLQKYETLAAGYDRQWRRYHAETFSRVARYLRDTHAPSILDVPCGTGELLRWLLPRVPEARIVGVDGSEAMLNIACQKWVGEPRVGFQHGLAEALPFGKQTFDWVLCCSSLHYFRQPERVLAEFARVLKPTGRLLLLDWCRNPWHCRVINWWKVRVDPTHVRMYTTQELERLLRDAGWSLSRVEHFRVSWIPGLRLWEMMDCVAQRMQPTAEMEGR